ATTTGATGATGCCGAAACCCGTGATACCTGGTCTCGTTACCAAGTCGCTCGGGCGGTGATGCACAAGGATCTTCTAATCCCTCGTCTGGATATTGCTGCGGCCGTTTCTGCTGCGCTGGCCGATGAAGCCGTTCCGGCAAAAGCTGCTCGTGGCCCTTGGCGTAGCCTGGGTCGCCTGGCTGTTGCTGCCTCGGTGACGGTTGCAGTGCTGGCCGGTGTTCGCCTGTACAACCAGGACGAAATCGCCGGTGCCGAACTGGCCCAGCAGACTCAGCAACCGGTCATGGCCGGTCCGCAAGTCAAAGGCCCGGCGGTACTGGCCGGCTACAAGGAAAGCTCTGACACCACCGGCCCTATGGCTAACGGTGTGTTGCAAGGGCAATCCGGCTGGCAGGACCAGCGTCTTCCAGGCTACCTGCGCCAACATGCACAGGAATCGGCCTTGAAAGGCACTGAAAGCGCTCTGCCATACGCTCGCGCTGCAAGCCTGGAAAACCGCTAATACGTTAAGGAGCCCTATGCGCGCCATACCGCTCCTTACGCTTTTGCTCAGTGGTTGGTTTGCACTCCCCGCCCATGCCGATGAAGCCCAAGACTGGCTAACTCGACTTGGGCGTGCAGAGCAGCAGCAAAGTTTTCAAGGTACGTTTGTCTACGAACGTAATGGCAATTTTTCTACCCATGACATCTGGCATCGCGTCCAGAACGGTCAGGTCCGTGAGCGGCTCTTGCAGCTCGATGGTTCTGCCCAGGAAGTTGTGCGAGTAGATGGTCGGACCCAATGTGTCAGCGGTGCCCTTGTCGCAGGCCTTGGTAATTCGCGTGATGCACCTTCACGCGCACTTGATCCGCAAAAACTCAACCAATTCTACGAACTGGCCGTCATCGGCAAATCCCGCGTGGCCGGTCGTAATGCCGTTATTGTGTCGATCACACCGCGTGATCAATACCGCTATGGTTTTGAGCTGCACCTGGATCGTGACACCGCACTGCCACTGAAGTCCTTGCTGCTCAATGATCAAGGGCAGTTGCTGGAGCGCTTTCAGTTCACCCGCTTGGATACGTCCACCGCGCCCAATGATCGTGATTTGCAGCCCAGCAGTGAGTGCACGTCTATTGCCGTCGCCGACACCAAAGCGCCCGTTGTAGAGCCCACCGAGGCTTGGCACCTGGAGTGGTTGCCACCGGGTTTTCAGCTGGCCAGTACCAGTGCACGTAAAGACACCCATACCAAAGCCACGGTCGACAGCCTGATGTATGAAGATGGGCTGGCGCGCTTCTCCGTGTTTCTTGAGCCGATCAGCGATGTGAGCGTGACCGAGACGCGCACCCAATTGGGCCCCACGGTTGCAGTGTCCCGTCGCTTGAATACAGTGGACGGCGAAATGATGGTGACGGTCGTTGGTGAGATCCCTATCGGCACCGCCGAGCGCATCGCGCTGTCGGTGCGCGGTGAAAAAAAGGCCACCACTCAGCCGTGAGTTGTTAATCCTATGTTCATCCAGATCTTTCACTGTGGGTCTATGCCAGGTTGGCTGCCGAGAGCATGAAATGTCTGGATCAGCATTTTCACTTGCAAAAATCCGCCATGTTTTTTATAGGTCAGGGCTTGTCGTCTCTGGCCTTGTTTTGTTCGCGGAACAAAAATGTCGGTCGAAGTTTTCGGCGTTTATTGAACCCTGTCGCTCAACCCTGCTCGTCGTAACGGGAGCTGTATGTCGATACCACGTTTGAAATCCTACCTATCCATAGTCGCCGCGGTATTGGTGCTGGGCCAGGCCGTGACCGCACAAGCGGCCGATTTGCCTGACTTCACCCAGTTGGTTGAGCAAGCCTCGCCGGCAGTGGTGAACATCAGCACCACGCAGAAACTGCCGGATCGCAAAGTCTCGAACCAGCAGATGCCAGACCTGGAAGGCTTGCCGCCGATGCTGCGCGAATTCTTTGAGCGCGGTATGCCACAACCGCGCACGCCGCGTGGCGGTGGAGGCGGTCAGCGTGAGGCGCAGTCCCTGGGTTCGGGCTTCATCATTTCCCCTGATGGCTACATCCTCACCAACAACCACGTCATTGCCGACGCTGACGAGATTCTCGTGCGCCTGGCCGATCGCAGCGAACTGAAAGCCAAGCTGGTGGGCACTGATCCACGGTCCGACGTGGCATTGCTGAAGATCGAAGGCAAGGACCTGCCGGTACTGAAACTGGGCAAGTCCCAGGATCTGAAGGCCGGGCAGTGGGTCGTCGCCATCGGTTCGCCGTTTGGGTTTGACCACACCGTGACCCAGGGCATCGTCAGCGCCATTGGCCGCAGCCTGCCGAACGAAAACTACGTGCCGTTCATCCAGACCGACGTGCCGATCAACCCCGGCAACTCCGGTGGCCCGCTGTTCAACCTGGCGGGCGAAGTGGTGGGTATCAACTCGCAGATCTACACCCGTTCCGGTGGCTTCATGGGCGTTTCGTTCGCGATCCCGATCGATGTGGCCATGGACGTTTCCAACCAGCTGAAAAGCGGTGGCAAGGTCAGTCGTGGTTGGTTGGGCGTCGTGATCCAGGAAGTCAACAAGGACCTTGCTGAGTCCTTCGGCCTCGACAAGCCGGCTGGTGCCCTGGTTGCGCAGATCCAGGACGGCGGCCCTGCAGCTAAAGGCGGGCTGCAAGTCGGCGACGTGATCCTGAGCATGAATAGCCAGCCGATCGTCATGTCGGCAGACCTGCCACATCTGGTGGGTGCGCTCAAGGCAGGCAGCAAGGCCAAGCTGGAAGTGATCCGTGATGGCAAGCGTCAGAACGTTGAGCTGACGGTGGGTGCCATCCCAGAGGAAGGCGCGACGCTGGATGCCCTGGGTAACACCAAGCCGGGTGCCGAGCGCAGCAGCAACCGCCTGGGCATCGCCGTGGTCGAGCTGACCGAAGAGCAGAAGAAGAGCTTCGACCTCAAGGGCGGCGTAGTGATCAAGGAGGTGCAGGACGGCCCTGCAGCCTTGATCGGCCTGCAGCCGGGGGACGTGATCACCCACCTGAACAATCAGGCGATCGACACCACCAAGCAGTTCACCGACATCGCCAAGGCGTTGCCGAAGAATCGCTCTGTGTCGATGCGCGTGCTGCGTCAGGGCCGTGCCAGCTTCATCACCTTCAAGCTGGCCGAGTAATCCGCTGAACCAATAAAAAGCCCCGCCGTCGGTTAACGATGGCGGGGCTTTTTTGTGGGTGATGGGTTTAGCCCATCATTCCTTTTACCAGGCGTTCCTGTTCGATCAGCTCACGTTGGCGTGCGTCGATGCGTGACGACAACGGGAAGTTGCTACCCGCGCGGCGCTTGGCGAAGTCCAGTTGCTGAATCGCCTGCTGGAAGTCGCCCACCAAGGCAAAGTATTCAGCGCGTGCCTGGTGCAGGCCGATGATGTTGCCGGACAAACCGCGTGTCTCGGCGACTTGATACCACACGTCCGGATCGTCTGGGCGAGACTTGAGCAAGCCATCCAAGGCCTTTTCCGCGTCGGCAGTACGATTCTGTTTAAGCAGCAGGTCGACCCGGATCTGATTCAGCGGATAGTTGCCTGGGTACTGGGTCAGCATCCGATCCGTGCGTTGCTGGGCATCGGGCAGACGGCTGTTATCGATGTCCAGCTGGATCTGCGCCAGGTTGTAAGTGATGTCGTTGGGCGCCTTGGCCAGCAACGGTTGCAGGCTGTCCCGTGCCTGCTTGAACTGTGAAGCTTTGATCTGGGCGATGGCCAAGCCATAGCGCGCCACATCGTTTTTGGGGTTTTCATCCAGTTGCGCCTGGAAGCGCTTGGCGGCGAGTCCTGAAGTGTCCTCATATTGCAGCTGCACCCGTGCGCGAATCAGTTGGTAGCGCAGGCTGTCTTCCTTGCCGCCGGGCTTGGCTTGCTCGGCACGGTTACGGGTGTCGGCGATTCGCGACTCGGTGACCGGGTGCGTCAGCAGAAATTCCGGTGGCTTGGCGTCGAAGCGGTACTGGCGCCCGAGGCGCTCGAACATGGTCGGCATGGAACGTGGGTCGTAGCCGGCTTTTTCCAGGTTGACGATACCGATGCGGTCCGCCTCTTGTTCGTTCTGTCGGGAGAACCGCCGTTGTTCCTGGATCGCTGCGGCCTGAGTGCCGGCAATCGCAGCGATGCCCGCGTCACCCGCACCGGCGGCTGCCGCGATGATGCCGCCGAGCAGCGCGGCCATCATTGGGATCTGCATACGCTGTTGCGCTTCCACGCCACGGGCGAAGTGGCGCTGGGACAAGTGAGCCAATTCGTGGGCCAGTACCGAGGCGTATTCGCCTTCGGTCTGGGCGTTGAGGAACAGGCCGCCGTTCACGCCGACGATACCGCCTGGCGCAGCAAAGGCGTTGAGTTGCGGGCTGTTGATCAGGATGAACTCCAGGCGTCGGTCATTCACCTGGCTGGTCTCTACCAGCTTGTACACGCTGGTTTCGACGTAATCCTTGAGTTGCGGGTCGTTCAGTTGTGAAACCTGCCCGCGCAGGTAGGCCAGCCAGGCGCGGCCCAATTGGAATTCCTGTTGTGGCGAGACAATGGCAGAACTGGCGTCGCCAAGCGACGGCAGGTCGTCAGCGAAGCCCGGAGAGGCCAGCAGGCAAGCCAGCGTCAGCAGGGTAGGGCGCAAAAAAGTCATGCACAGAGCCTTTCGACAAAGAGCTTACTGTAGCCGGACACTGAGCTTCGGACCAGATATTCTAAGCACCCGAACGCTTGCCGGAGTAAAACCATGACCGACGCTGTAGCCTTTGACGCCGAACTTGATGCCAGCGGCCTCAATTGCCCGTTGCCGTTGCTCAAGGCCAAGTTGGAACTCAATCGATTAGCCAGTGGGGCCGTGCTCAAGGTGATCGCTACGGACGCAGGTTCCCAGCGTGACTTCCGCACGTTCGCCAAACTTGCTGGCCATGCCCTGTTGCACGAAGACGAGGTTGCCGGTGTGTATCGTTACTGGTTGCGCAAGGCCTGAACCGTTCGTTCGCCCCCACCATCCGAGGTTGATTGATGTTCAAAGTGTTACGTGACTGGATCCAGCGCTACTTCTCTGACGAAGAAGCCGTGGTGCTGGCCGTCCTGCTGTTTCTGGCCTTTACGGCAGTCCTGACCTTGGGCGGTATGCTCGCGCCGGTATTGGCGGGGATGGTGCTGGCTTATCTGATGCAAGGCTTGGTCACTACCCTTGAGCGTTTGCGCTTGCCGGGCGCCGCCGCGGTGGGCTTGGTATTTGCCTTGTTCATGGGGTTGCTGGTGGTGTTTATCGTGGTGGTGTTGCCGCTGCTGTGGCACCAATTGATCACACTGTTCAACGAGCTGCCGGGCATGCTCGCCAAGTGGCAATCGCTGTTGCTGCTGCTGCCGGAGCGCTACCCACACTTGGTGTCGGATGAGCAGGTATTGCAGGCCATCGAGGTGGCGCGCGGCGAAATCGGAAAATTCGGGCAGTGGGCGCTGACGTTTTCCCTGTCCAGTCTGCCGCTGCTGGTCAACATCATGATCTACCTGGTGCTGGTGCCGATCCTGGTGTTTTTCTTCCTCAAGGACCGCGCCATGATTGGCCGTTGGGTACGTGGCTACCTGCCGCGTGAGCGGGCGTTGATCACGCGGGTGGCCGAGGAGATGAACCGCCAGATCGCCAACTACATTCGCGGCAAGGTCATCGAGATCATTATCTGTGGCGGCGTGACCTACATCGCTTTTATTGCCCTGGACCTGAATTACGCAGCCTGCTGGCATTGCTGGTCGGTATCTCAGTGGTGGTGCCCTATGTCGGCGCGGTGGTGGTGACGGTACCGGTGACACTGATTGCCTTGTTCCAGTGGGGCTGGAGTGACCAGTTCATCTACTTGATGGCGGTGTACGGGATCATCCAGACACTGGATGGCAACGTGCTGGTGCCGCTGCTGTTCTCGGAGGCGGTCAACCTGCACCCGGTGGCGATCATCTGCGCGGTGTTGTTGTTTGGCGGGTTATGGGGGTTCTGGGGAGTGTTCTTTGCGATTCCCCTGGCAACGCTGTTCAAGGCGGTGCTGGATGCGTGGCCACGGCAGGAGCCGGTGGTTGCGCCATTGTTGTAGTGAGCGGGCTTGCCCCGCGCTGGGCTGCGGAGCAGCCCTAAAAAGGCCGCCGCATTTTTTCAGGAAGGCCGCATTGGCAGGTTTCAGGGGCAAGCCCGCTCACTACAAGGGTCAGCGTTTCAGGCTTTGCTCAACGCCTGCGCAGCCGCCAGAACGGCATCCACGTGGCCCGGCACTTTCACCCCACGCCATTCCTGGCGCAGCACGCCATCCTTGTCGATCAGGAAAGTGCTGCGATCCACGCCCAGGTATTCCTTGCCGTACAGCTTCTTCAACTTGATCACATCAAACAGCTGGCAAACCGCCTCGTCCTTGTCGCTGATCAGCTCGAAGGGGAACGCCTGCTTGCCTTTGAAGTTCTCGTGGGACTTCACGCTGTCACGCGACACGCCAAACACTTCGGTGTTGGCCGCCTTGAACGCCGCGTACTGGTCGCGAAAGCCCTGGCCTTCGGTTGTGCAGCCGGGGGTGCTGTCCTTCGGGTAGAAATAGATCACCACTTGCTTGCCCTTGAGGGCGGCAAGGCTGAAGGTCTGCCCACTGGTGGCCTGGGCTTCGAAGTCGGCTACGGGTTGGTCGATGACTACCGCCATGAATACTTCCTTACATTGGGTTCTGTGGGCGCCATGGCTCGATCAGTGCGTCGAGGTTCAGTGCATCGGCGAAATCCAGGAACTGGTCGCGCAACCAACTGATCTGCACACCGGCCGGCAAGGTCACCGTGAAGGTAGCATTGAGCATGGTGCCGCCGGTTTGCGGCGCCTGGTAGGTGTCGCAGGTCAGGTTTTCCAGCTCGACGTTGTGGTCGATAAAGAACTGGCACAGCTCATTGACGATGTCCGAGCGGTAGGCCGAGCTGACGTAAGCGACGTACGGCAGCGCCTGCGGGCGATTTTCCAGCGCGGCGCTGCGCACTACATTGACGGTGAAGTCATGCTTCTTGGCCAGGCCCGGCAGGCCGGTTTCGAGGCGTGCCAGGGCGTCCCAGGTGCCGGAGATCTGCAGGACCAGCGCGCTGCACTCGCCGTGGCGGGTCAAGCGGGAGGTCACGACGGCGCAGCGGTTTTCATGGCTGGCGCGGCACAGGACGTTGGTCAGCTCCATGGGGTTGGCGCCGAGGGCACTGATAACAAGGAATTGTTCGCGAACTGTGGGGGTGGACATGCAGCCTTCCTAAACGATGAGCGGTCGATACCATGAGGGCCGTATCGATCAAAGCATGAAGGGTAGCGAAAAGCGCCGCCAAGGGATAGGAGGTGGCGTTTTCATTACGTGAACGGCGTGATTCCACCCTGCTGTCACCCGTGCTTTCGTCCAATGATGGCATTGCCTATCGTTTAGTTGCCCCAGAACGCATCCTCACGCGGTACTTCGCTTGTACAAGCATCTTGGCGCCAGTACCATTACGGCTCTCTTTTTCCGGCAGGAGCGGTTGCATGATTGCGGGCAGTATGGTGGCACTGGTCACACCCATGGATGCACAAGGTCATCTCGACTGGGACAGCCTGGGCAAACTGGTGGACTTCCACCTGCAAGAAGGCACCAACGCCATTGTGGCCGTCGGCACCACAGGTGAGTCGGCCACCCTTGATGTGGAAGAACACATCCAGGTGATCGAGTTCGTGGTCAAGCGCGTTGCGGGCCGTATCGCCGTGATCGCCGGTACGGGCGCCAATTCGACGCGCGAAGCGATCGAGCTGACCAAAAACGCCAAGAAGGCTGGCGCCGACGCCTGCCTGCTGGTGACCCCGTACTACAACAAGCCGACCCAGGAAGGCTTGTACCAGCACTTCAAGACCATCGCCGAAGCCGTCGACATCCCGCAGATCCTCTACAACGTGCCAGGCCGCACCGCGTGCGACATGCAGGCCGCAACTGTGATCCGCCTGTCCACCGTGCCGAACATCATCGGTATCAAGGAAGCCACCGGCGACCTGCAGCGCGCCAAGGACATCCTGGCCGGCGTGGGCAGTGACTTCCTGCTGTATTCCGGTGACGACGCTACGGCTGTCGAGCTGATCCTGCTGGGCGGCAAGGGCAATATCTCCGTGACCGCCAACGTGGCCCCGCGTGCCATGAGCGACATGTGCGCCGCTGCCATCGCTGGCGATGCCGTGACTGCCCGTGCGATCCACGAGAAGCTGATGCCGCTCAACAAGACACTGTTTATCGAATCCAACCCTATTCCCGTGAAATGGGCGCTGTTCGAGATGGGCCTGATGCCGGACGGTATCCGTCTGCCGCTCACCCGTCTCAGCGAAGCCTGTCACGAACCGCTGCGACAGGCCCTGCGCCAGTCCGGCGTCCTGGTTTAATTGAGGAAGCACTACGCATGAAGCGATTGGCCGGACTTTCCGCACTTGCCTTGATTATCTCCAGCACCAGTGGCTGCGGTTGGGTCTGGGGCCCGGAAGGCTACTTCCGTGACCGCGGTAGCGATTACCTGGAAGCCCAAGCAACCAAACCGATGCAACTGCCGCCGGACGTGAATGTCGCCAAGCGCCTTGACCCGTTGCTGCCGATTCCGCGCAACGTCGCCGACGACACCGCCAAAGGTGAGTACGTAGTGCCACGCCCACAGCCGATTTCGGCCGTGGCCGATGCCAGCGACTACAGCTTGCAGAAAAGCGGTGACTCGCGTTGGATCGTGGCCCAGCGTCCACCTGCCGAAGTCTGGCCGGTAGCGGTGCAGTTCTTCCAGGACAACGGTTTCCGTATCGACGAACAGCGTCCGCAAACCGGTGAATTCACCACGGCATGGCAGCAAGGCAGCGAACTGTCCGCCACCCTGGCCAAGCGCCTGCAGGCCGGCGGTGTTGCTGCTGACAGCGAAGCCCGTGTGCGTGTGCGCATCGAGCCAGGCGTGCAGCGCAATACCAGTGAGGTCTACGTGGTGAGCGCTGAGCGTCCTGCCGGCAGCACCGCCAACGTCGACTTCACCAACCGTTCGGTCAACACCGGCGTTGACTCGGCACTGGTCGACGAGATGCTGGCCAGCATGAGCCGTATTTCCGAGAAGGGCGGTTCTGTTTCCCTGCTCGCTGCCCGTGATTACGACACCCCGAGCCGCGTCAGCCTCACCGAGGACGGCAGCGGCAACGTGGTGCTGAACCTGGGTGAAGACCTGGACCGTGCCTGGGCCAGCGTCGGTCGCGCGTTGGAGCAAGGCCCTTGGCGTGTTGAAGACATCAACCGCAGCCTGGGCCTGTACTACATCAACGTGGCCGAAAAAGCCGAGCGCAAAGACGACGAGCCTGGTTTCTTCGGCAAGCTGTTCGGCAGCAAGCCGACCAAGGAAGAAATCGAGACCCGTGCCGAGCGTTACCAAGTACGTTTGAGCAAGGTTGGCGAGACGGTGCAGGTCACCGTCGAGAAGAACATCAACACCGTTGCGCCGGCTGAAACAGCGCGCAAAGTGTTGGGCGTGATTCAGGACAACCTGGGCTGATCCGATGCGTTTTGCTGTTCTCGGTAGCGGTAGCCAAGGGAACGGCACGCTGGTCGCCCACGACGACACGTACGTACTGGTGGATTGTGGTTTCTCCTTGAAAGAAACCGAGCGACGCCTGCTGCGCCTGGGGGTTCACCCCGCGCAGTTGAGCGCGATTCTAGTGACCCACGAACATGCCGACCACGTGCATGGCGTGGGTTTGCTGTCTCGGCGCTACAATCTTCCGGTGTACCTCAGTCGTGGCACCTTGCGCGGGATGCGCAAACCCATTGAACCTGCAGGTTTCCTGGCGGGTGGCGAGCAACTGCAGATCGGGGCGTTGAGCATCGATGTGATCGCGGTGGCTCACGACGCTCAGGAACCGACGCAATACGTATTCAGTGACGGTCAGCGGCGCTTCGGCGTGCTGACCGACCTGGGCTCTTATTGCAGCAAAGTGCTGGACGGCTATCGGGACCTCGATGCGTTGATGATCGAGTCCAACCACTGCCGAGACCTGCTGGCTCGCGGTCACTACCCCTACTTTCTCAAGCAGCGGGTGGGCGGCGAACTGGGACATTTGAACAACCACCAGGCGGCGTACCTGGTGTATGAGTTGGGCTGGCAAGACCTGCAACACCTGGTCCTGGCCCACTTGAGCAGCAAGAACAACCTGCCGACGCTTGCCCGGCAATGTTTTGTCGACACCCTAGGGTGCGACCCGGACTGGCTGCAACTGGCCGATCAAGATTCAGGGCTCGACTGGCGACACATCGCCTAGCCCACCTCACTCAAAGCGGAGCCCATCATGGAAAAACGTGAAGAACTCTACCGCGGCAAAGCCAAGTCGGTGTACAAGACCGACGACGCCAACCGCCTGATCCTGCTGTTTCGCAACGACACCTCGGCGTTCGACGGCAAGCGTATCGAACAGCTGGACCGCAAAGGCATGGTGAACAACAAGTTCAACGCCTTCATCATGCAGAAGCTCGAAGAGGCCGGTATTCCGACCCAATTCGACAAACTGCTGGGCGACAACGAGTGCCTGGTGAAGAAGCTGGACATGATCCCGGTCGAATGCGTCGTGCGCAACTACGCTGCCGGCAGCCTGGTCAAACGCCTCGGTGTGGAGGAGGGCCTCAAGCTCAACCCTTACACCTTCGAACTGTTCCTGAAGGACGACGCCAAGGGCGACCCGTTCATCAATGAATCCCACGTCGTGGCATTCGGCTGGGGCACCGCTGAGCAACTGGCACGCATGAAAGAGTTGTCCCTGAAGGTCAACGACGTGCTGAACAAACTGTTCGACGACGCCGGCCTGCTGCTGGTCGACTTCAAACTGGAATTCGGCGTATTCCACGACGGCTCCATCGTCCTGGGCGACGAATTCAGCCCAGACGGCTGCCGCCTGTGGGACAAGGACACCAAGAAGAAGATGGACAAAGACCGCTTCCGCCAAGGCCTCGGTGACGTTATCGAAGCCTACGAAGAAGTCGCCAATCGTCTCGGCGTACCGCTGTAATCGACGCAAGCATCTGATAGCACGGAAAAAAATCGCTTCAGCGCTTTGCTTTCCTGATTCACGCTGTTATGATGCGCGCCGTTGGAGAGATGCCAGAGTGGCCGAATGGGACGGATTCGAAATCCGTTGTACCTTCACCGGTACCTAGGGTTCGAATCCCTATCTCTCCGCCATACAAATGAAAGCCCCGCAGATCAAGGTCTGCGGGGCTTTTTTGTTTTCGGGTTGTACTACTCAAATCATGCGGCTCACGGCCTGGAGATGCATGTCTGTCAGCCAGTATTTGTGCAGCGTCTAACGTGAATTGAAGGACGTTTGCAGCCTCTATAAAGGCTTCTGGGTCATCCGTACCTTCATAGATGACCCCGCCTTCTATGACGTCCTGTACGACGCTATCGACGTACTAATAGAGGCTCGCAACCAACTGAGCGTCCTCTGGCGAGAGGTAGCTAAGTTTTCCAGGGTTGGCGACGTAGACCCTGCAATAGTGCTGTGGGATTCGTACCTGCAATGAAGCTTCTGAGCGTTCCTCTTGCGGCATTCCAAGTAACTGCTTCCCCATTTCGGTTAGGCTGGCATGGTGGCCCCGTTCTACGGCAATTTTTATTAATGCCAATACCTCAGCAACGATAGCCACGCGCACGCTTGTACGTTCCTGTCAGCGTTGCCTGTGAAAAAAATCAAGAGGTGGATTATTAAATCGTATCTTGATTTTGAGCTGGTCGATATATGAAGCTGAAACGGATTGACCCCAAAGCAGAAGCTCTAAAGTTTTTTAGTTTGAAGCCGACATCCCTTAATGGAAAAGCACAGCGACTTTAAGGACAGGGAATGAAGATTTCGCAAAAAACTGCAGCAGCGTTTGTTTTGGCTGGGCTGGTTGGATACTCTAGTTTGGTTATGGCTATAGAGGGCGGCGTCTACAAAGCAAAGCGTGCAGATATTGCAACTCAAGAAAAGTATTCCCGATTATTGGAAAATCTGAAAAATGTAGAAATCTGGGCAGCTCTGGGTTCTGCGAGAGAGGGCGGGGTCGCTAAATCCCTTCAGGCTTATCAGAAATTAATGGAAATCTACTCGCCGCTGATCGTGGAAAATGGCGAGGCGGTAGTACCAGTTTATGCAGTTGACAACCTCGAATTAAAAGATCTCGACGGGTTTAGGAAGTTTGCAACCCGCGCGCAGTACGATAAGAGTTTTGTGGCTGATGACAATACCTGCTC
The genomic region above belongs to Pseudomonas sp. S35 and contains:
- a CDS encoding glycine cleavage system protein R yields the protein MSTPTVREQFLVISALGANPMELTNVLCRASHENRCAVVTSRLTRHGECSALVLQISGTWDALARLETGLPGLAKKHDFTVNVVRSAALENRPQALPYVAYVSSAYRSDIVNELCQFFIDHNVELENLTCDTYQAPQTGGTMLNATFTVTLPAGVQISWLRDQFLDFADALNLDALIEPWRPQNPM
- a CDS encoding sulfurtransferase TusA family protein, with product MTDAVAFDAELDASGLNCPLPLLKAKLELNRLASGAVLKVIATDAGSQRDFRTFAKLAGHALLHEDEVAGVYRYWLRKA
- a CDS encoding M48 family metalloprotease, whose product is MTFLRPTLLTLACLLASPGFADDLPSLGDASSAIVSPQQEFQLGRAWLAYLRGQVSQLNDPQLKDYVETSVYKLVETSQVNDRRLEFILINSPQLNAFAAPGGIVGVNGGLFLNAQTEGEYASVLAHELAHLSQRHFARGVEAQQRMQIPMMAALLGGIIAAAAGAGDAGIAAIAGTQAAAIQEQRRFSRQNEQEADRIGIVNLEKAGYDPRSMPTMFERLGRQYRFDAKPPEFLLTHPVTESRIADTRNRAEQAKPGGKEDSLRYQLIRARVQLQYEDTSGLAAKRFQAQLDENPKNDVARYGLAIAQIKASQFKQARDSLQPLLAKAPNDITYNLAQIQLDIDNSRLPDAQQRTDRMLTQYPGNYPLNQIRVDLLLKQNRTADAEKALDGLLKSRPDDPDVWYQVAETRGLSGNIIGLHQARAEYFALVGDFQQAIQQLDFAKRRAGSNFPLSSRIDARQRELIEQERLVKGMMG
- the dapA gene encoding 4-hydroxy-tetrahydrodipicolinate synthase, with translation MIAGSMVALVTPMDAQGHLDWDSLGKLVDFHLQEGTNAIVAVGTTGESATLDVEEHIQVIEFVVKRVAGRIAVIAGTGANSTREAIELTKNAKKAGADACLLVTPYYNKPTQEGLYQHFKTIAEAVDIPQILYNVPGRTACDMQAATVIRLSTVPNIIGIKEATGDLQRAKDILAGVGSDFLLYSGDDATAVELILLGGKGNISVTANVAPRAMSDMCAAAIAGDAVTARAIHEKLMPLNKTLFIESNPIPVKWALFEMGLMPDGIRLPLTRLSEACHEPLRQALRQSGVLV
- a CDS encoding peroxiredoxin, which gives rise to MAVVIDQPVADFEAQATSGQTFSLAALKGKQVVIYFYPKDSTPGCTTEGQGFRDQYAAFKAANTEVFGVSRDSVKSHENFKGKQAFPFELISDKDEAVCQLFDVIKLKKLYGKEYLGVDRSTFLIDKDGVLRQEWRGVKVPGHVDAVLAAAQALSKA
- a CDS encoding RseA family anti-sigma factor, with the translated sequence MSRDALQESLSAVMDNEADELELRRVLNAFDDAETRDTWSRYQVARAVMHKDLLIPRLDIAAAVSAALADEAVPAKAARGPWRSLGRLAVAASVTVAVLAGVRLYNQDEIAGAELAQQTQQPVMAGPQVKGPAVLAGYKESSDTTGPMANGVLQGQSGWQDQRLPGYLRQHAQESALKGTESALPYARAASLENR
- the purC gene encoding phosphoribosylaminoimidazolesuccinocarboxamide synthase encodes the protein MEKREELYRGKAKSVYKTDDANRLILLFRNDTSAFDGKRIEQLDRKGMVNNKFNAFIMQKLEEAGIPTQFDKLLGDNECLVKKLDMIPVECVVRNYAAGSLVKRLGVEEGLKLNPYTFELFLKDDAKGDPFINESHVVAFGWGTAEQLARMKELSLKVNDVLNKLFDDAGLLLVDFKLEFGVFHDGSIVLGDEFSPDGCRLWDKDTKKKMDKDRFRQGLGDVIEAYEEVANRLGVPL
- a CDS encoding DegQ family serine endoprotease; amino-acid sequence: MSIPRLKSYLSIVAAVLVLGQAVTAQAADLPDFTQLVEQASPAVVNISTTQKLPDRKVSNQQMPDLEGLPPMLREFFERGMPQPRTPRGGGGGQREAQSLGSGFIISPDGYILTNNHVIADADEILVRLADRSELKAKLVGTDPRSDVALLKIEGKDLPVLKLGKSQDLKAGQWVVAIGSPFGFDHTVTQGIVSAIGRSLPNENYVPFIQTDVPINPGNSGGPLFNLAGEVVGINSQIYTRSGGFMGVSFAIPIDVAMDVSNQLKSGGKVSRGWLGVVIQEVNKDLAESFGLDKPAGALVAQIQDGGPAAKGGLQVGDVILSMNSQPIVMSADLPHLVGALKAGSKAKLEVIRDGKRQNVELTVGAIPEEGATLDALGNTKPGAERSSNRLGIAVVELTEEQKKSFDLKGGVVIKEVQDGPAALIGLQPGDVITHLNNQAIDTTKQFTDIAKALPKNRSVSMRVLRQGRASFITFKLAE
- the bamC gene encoding outer membrane protein assembly factor BamC, encoding MKRLAGLSALALIISSTSGCGWVWGPEGYFRDRGSDYLEAQATKPMQLPPDVNVAKRLDPLLPIPRNVADDTAKGEYVVPRPQPISAVADASDYSLQKSGDSRWIVAQRPPAEVWPVAVQFFQDNGFRIDEQRPQTGEFTTAWQQGSELSATLAKRLQAGGVAADSEARVRVRIEPGVQRNTSEVYVVSAERPAGSTANVDFTNRSVNTGVDSALVDEMLASMSRISEKGGSVSLLAARDYDTPSRVSLTEDGSGNVVLNLGEDLDRAWASVGRALEQGPWRVEDINRSLGLYYINVAEKAERKDDEPGFFGKLFGSKPTKEEIETRAERYQVRLSKVGETVQVTVEKNINTVAPAETARKVLGVIQDNLG
- a CDS encoding MucB/RseB C-terminal domain-containing protein, with protein sequence MRAIPLLTLLLSGWFALPAHADEAQDWLTRLGRAEQQQSFQGTFVYERNGNFSTHDIWHRVQNGQVRERLLQLDGSAQEVVRVDGRTQCVSGALVAGLGNSRDAPSRALDPQKLNQFYELAVIGKSRVAGRNAVIVSITPRDQYRYGFELHLDRDTALPLKSLLLNDQGQLLERFQFTRLDTSTAPNDRDLQPSSECTSIAVADTKAPVVEPTEAWHLEWLPPGFQLASTSARKDTHTKATVDSLMYEDGLARFSVFLEPISDVSVTETRTQLGPTVAVSRRLNTVDGEMMVTVVGEIPIGTAERIALSVRGEKKATTQP
- a CDS encoding MBL fold metallo-hydrolase; this translates as MRFAVLGSGSQGNGTLVAHDDTYVLVDCGFSLKETERRLLRLGVHPAQLSAILVTHEHADHVHGVGLLSRRYNLPVYLSRGTLRGMRKPIEPAGFLAGGEQLQIGALSIDVIAVAHDAQEPTQYVFSDGQRRFGVLTDLGSYCSKVLDGYRDLDALMIESNHCRDLLARGHYPYFLKQRVGGELGHLNNHQAAYLVYELGWQDLQHLVLAHLSSKNNLPTLARQCFVDTLGCDPDWLQLADQDSGLDWRHIA